From a single Rutidosis leptorrhynchoides isolate AG116_Rl617_1_P2 chromosome 5, CSIRO_AGI_Rlap_v1, whole genome shotgun sequence genomic region:
- the LOC139848883 gene encoding uncharacterized protein — MAPIEANMIHSWQAGQRRKAETLEDWKQEMIAFPSMFNTNPSDAPVVIEARMENYIVGGIYTDTGAGADIMYEHCFIQLPDRVKEKLKDTFVPLASFANNPSWSEGSIVLEVVLGKTPFKRTAHIEFLVEKANSQYNVILGRSAMMTFGAVTSTVQGMMKFPTPAGIATLYAERRRPIECVQINRTAVNPIIHEDGSISPNPEFPDQKIIIGNTITKETKEKLYKILAINLDVFAWQDSDMTGVPRHVAEHKLGVNPNIPPVCQKKRGMALDRTKFLREEVKKLMDAGILREVKSRHG, encoded by the coding sequence ATGGCACCCATTGAAGCAAACATGATACATTCATGGCAAGCTGGACAACGGAGAAAAGCAGAAACATTAGAGGACTGGAAACAAGAAATGATTGCTTTTCCTTCCATGTTTAACACCAATCCATCTGACGCTCCTGTAGTGATTGAAGCTCGAATGGAAAATTATATTGTTGGAGGAATATATACTGATACCGGAGCAGGGGCAGATatcatgtatgaacattgttttATACAACTACCGGACAGAGTTAAGGAAAAGCTAAAGGACACATTTGTTCCCTTAGCAAGTTTTGCTAATAATCCATCATGGTCAGAAGGAAGCATAGTTTTAGAAGTAGTATTGGGAAAAACGCCATTTAAAAGAACTGCTCATATCGAATTTTTGGTTGAGAAAGCAAATTCGCAGTATAATGTCATTTTAGGACGATCAGCCATGATGACATTCGGAGCTGTGACGTCAACGGTACAAGGAATGATGAAATTTCCCACACCAGCTGGCATTGCCACGCTGTACGCTGAACGGAGAAGACCAATAGAATGTGTACAAATAAACAGAACAGCTGTTAATCCAATCATCCATGAAGATGGGTCAATATCACCAAATCCAgagtttccagatcagaaaatcataattggaaACACAATAACAAAAGAAACAAAAGAAAAGCTTTACAAAATCTTGGCCATAAATTTGGATGTTTTTGCATGGCAAGATTCTGATATGACTGGAGTACCACGTCATGTAGCTGAACATAAGCTTGGTGTGAATCCTAATATCCCACCAGTATGTCAAAAGAAAAGAGGCATGGCTCTTGATCGAACAAAATTTCTCAGAGAAGAAGTTAAAAAATTGATGGATGCTGGAATATTGAGGGAAGTAAAATCCAGACATGGGTAG